A genomic segment from Xiphophorus maculatus strain JP 163 A chromosome 6, X_maculatus-5.0-male, whole genome shotgun sequence encodes:
- the col6a2 gene encoding collagen alpha-2(VI) chain isoform X1 has product MLAFETVVLCLLLGALTHAEKVDCNQRRASSQVADECPIHLYFTIDTSETIALQESPPGALVKSIRLFTEQFVQRLKNEEIRGGVRINWSIGGLHFSQTQEIFSPIQGKDGFLSDLVKIENYLGGGTYIDCALKRMTEEMMRGSSSNVTPLRFAVVITDGHVTRSTCQGIKVRAEEARDKGIRVFAVASSNKIEETGLKEIANSPASVFRRDFLAVNLTQGRPIIHTPTMDRIIKTMRHMAFVDCYNVSCLETEGQAGPKGNRGQKGAKGDNGEAGQKGERGRPGDPGIEGPIGQPGTKGESGPKGEKGEIGTQGKKGVAGIAGRNGTDGQKGKIGRIGAPGCKGDPGDRGPDGHPGDVGERGPPGTDGEKGDPGRPGRAGPPGQSGEGGPEGERGSNGSPGLPGTKGTPGLPGSPGKRGEEGRRGDYGPKGEPGLDGTKGDKGEMGPEGLRGVPGESGSKGAKGDTGLPGPRGPPGTSGEPGRNGTRGDPGDMGPRGEPGQPGPKGDTGRPGFSYPGPRGDPGERGDPGKRGPPGSRGDCGQKGEPGNKGTPGESGEPGPTGEPGPRGPRGGPGRDGDPGPEGDPGLSECDVMNYIRETCGCCDCEKRCGAVDIVFVIDSSESVGLSNFTLEKNFVINTINRLGSFATDPQSETGTRVGVVQYSHNGTFQAIHLNDSNINSLTAFKEAVKRLEWIAGGTWTPSALKFAYDHLIRDSRRAKANVTVVVITDGRFDPRDDDRLLPYLCNHPGVDVSAIGIGDMFEQVEENESLQSIACQKEGRVMGMRRFADLVAEEFIDKIETVLCPDPAIICPDLPCKSEPAVASCVQRPVDVIFMLDGSERMGLENHRRAKEFIENVARRLTLADGPTDDTRARLALLQFGSAGDHKEEFPLTHNLTVIADSLASVNYLDSSSALGNGIIYAVNNLVIRQSQRLSRRNAEVAFVFITDGITSTDQLDEGVDAMKRAEGVPTVIALGSDTDEEVLRKVSLGDSSAVFRGDDFSVLGKSAFFERFIRWIC; this is encoded by the exons atgctGGCGTTCGAGACCGTCGTGCTCTGCCTTCTCCTCGGAGCCCTGACTCACGCCGAGAAAGTAGACTGCAACC AGAGGAGAGCATCTAGTCAGGTCGCAGATGAATGTCCCATACACCTGTACTTCACCATAGACACATCTGAGACCATCGCGCTGCAGGAGTCGCCCCCTGGCGCGCTGGTGAAAAGCATCCGG TTGTTCACGGAGCAGTTTGTGCAGCGATTGAAAAATGAAGAGATCCGGGGCGGTGTTCGAATCAATTGGAGTATCGGTGGACTGCACTTCTCCCAGACTCAGGAGATTTTCAGCCCCATCCAAGGAAAGGACGGGTTCCTCTCC GATCTCGTGAAAATTGAGAATTACCTTGGAGGAGGCACCTACATCGACTGCGCTCTCAAAAGAATGACCGAGGAGATGATGCGTGGATCCTCATCAAACGTCACACCCCTCCGGTTCGCCGTGGTCATCACTGACGGCCACGTGACCAGAAGCACGTGTCAAGGCATCAAGGTGAGGGCGGAAGAAGCGCGTGATAAGGGCATCAGGGTGTTTGCCGTGGCGTCATCGAATAAAATCGAGGAGACGGGACTGAAAGAGATTGCCAACTCCCCGGCGTCGGTCTTCAGGAGAGACTTTTTGGCTGTGAACCTTACCCAGGGCAGACCTATCATACATACCCCAACGATGGACCGCATTATCAAGACAATG agACATATGGCGTTCGTAGAC TGTTATAATGTATCCTGCCTGGAGACAGAAGGGCAAGCTGGTCCAAAAGGCAACAGAGGACAGAAA GGAGCTAAAGGAGACAATGGTGAAGCAGGACAAAAAGGCGAAAGAGGTCGCCCAGGAGACCCCGGCATTGAAGGTCCCATCGGTCAGCCTGGTACTAAG GGTGAATCTGGTCCAAAAGGCGAGAAG GGAGAGATTGGAACTCAGGGCAAAAAG GGTGTGGCTGGTATTGCAGGACGTAACGGAACCGATGGACAAAAG GGCAAAATTGGACGGATTGGTGCCCCGGGTTGTAAAGGAGACCCAGGCGACAGA GGTCCCGATGGTCATCCAGGAGATGTCGGCGAACGTGGTCCTCCAGGAACTGATGGGGAGAAG GGTGACCCTGGGCGCCCAGGAAGAGCTGGTCCCCCTGGCCAGTCTGGAGAAGGTGGACCAGAG GGAGAAAGAGGAAGTAATGGATCACCTGGCCTTCCTGGAACTAAAGGAACCCCT gGACTCCCTGGAAGTCCTGGGAAACGAGGCGAGGAA ggaagAAGAGGAGACTATGGGCCCAAAGGCGAACCTGGACTAGATGGTACCAAGGGAGATAAG GGTGAAATGGGACCAGAGGGCTTGAGAGGAGTCCCCGGAGAATCAGGAAGCAAAGGTGCAAAG GGAGACACTGGCTTGCCAGGACCTAGAGGACCACCAGGAACTTCAGGGGAGCCTGGAAGAAAC GGCACCAGAGGAGACCCTGGTGATATGGGACCGAGAGGAGAGCCTGGGCAGCCTGGACCAAAG GGAGATACTGGAAGACCTGGCTTTAGCTATCCTGGACCAAGAGGAGATCCA GGTGAAAGAGGGGACCCAGGCAAGCGTGGGCCCCCTGGCAGCAGAGGAGACTGTGGTCAAAAGGGAGAACCTGGAAATAAAGGAACTCCAGGAGAGTCG GGTGAACCAGGGCCCACAGGGGAACCAGGGCCAAGAGGACCAAGAGGAGGTCCTGGTCGTGAT GGAGATCCAGGTCCAGAGGGAGATCCCGGGCTTAGT GAATGTGATGTCATGAACTACATCAGAGAGACGTGTGGCTGCTGTG ACTGCGAGAAACGCTGCGGAGCCGTGGACATTGTCTTTGTTATTGACAGCTCGGAGTCTGTGGGACTCTCCAACTTCACCTTGGAAAAGAACTTTGTCATCAACACCATCAACAGGCTGGGATCTTTCGCCACAGACCCGCAGTCTGAAACAG GCACAAGGGTTGGTGTGGTACAGTACAGCCACAACGGGACCTTCCAAGCAATCCATCTCAATGACAGCAACATCAACTCTTTGACGGCGTTTAAG GAAGCTGTGAAGCGGTTAGAGTGGATCGCAGGAGGAACCTGGACTCCATCTGCTCTCAAGTTCGCCTACGACCACCTGATCAGGGACAGCCGCCGAGCCAAAGCCAACGTCACGGTTGTCGTGATTACGGATGGACGCTTTGACCCAAGAGACGACGACAGGCTGCTGCCTTATCTGTGCAA TCACCCGGGTGTCGATGTGAGTGCCATCGGTATCGGAGACATGTTCGAGCAGGTCGAGGAGAACGAGAGTCTGCAGAGCATTGCCTGCCAGAAGGAAGGCAGAGTGATGGGAATGAGACGATTCGCAGACCTGGTGGCAGAGGAATTCATCGACAAGATCGAGACCGTGCTCTGCCCTG atcCTGCCATCATATGCCCTGATCTTCCATGTAAATCAG AGCCAGCTGTGGCTAGTTGTGTGCAGAGGCCGGTGGACGTGATCTTCATGTTGGACGGTTCGGAGAGGATGGGCCTGGAGAACCACCGCCGGGCCAAAGAGTTCATCGAGAACGTGGCCCGCCGCCTGACCCTGGCCGACGGCCCGACCGATGACACCAGGGCCCGTCTGGCTCTCTTGCAGTTCGGCAGCGCAGGAGACCACAAAGAAGAGTTCCCGCTCACGCATAATCTCACGGTCATCGCGGATTCGCTGGCATCTGTGAACTATTTGGATTCCTCATCCGCTTTGGGCAACGGCATCATCTATGCTGTAAACAATCTGGTGATCAGACAG AGTCAACGGCTATCCCGACGCAATGCTGAGGTGGCCTTCGTCTTCATCACGGACGGAATAACCTCCACCGACCAGCTGGACGAGGGCGTGGATGCCATGAAGAGAGCGGAAGGCGTTCCCACGGTGATCGCTTTGGGAAGCGACACCGACGAAGAGGTGCTGCGCAAGGTGTCACTGGGAGACTCGTCTGCCGTCTTTAGGGGCGACGACTTCTCCGTGCTGGGCAAATCTGCTTTCTTTGAGCGCTTCATCCGCTGGATTTGCTAG
- the col6a2 gene encoding collagen alpha-2(VI) chain isoform X2 — protein sequence MLAFETVVLCLLLGALTHAEKVDCNQRRASSQVADECPIHLYFTIDTSETIALQESPPGALVKSIRLFTEQFVQRLKNEEIRGGVRINWSIGGLHFSQTQEIFSPIQGKDGFLSDLVKIENYLGGGTYIDCALKRMTEEMMRGSSSNVTPLRFAVVITDGHVTRSTCQGIKVRAEEARDKGIRVFAVASSNKIEETGLKEIANSPASVFRRDFLAVNLTQGRPIIHTPTMDRIIKTMRHMAFVDCYNVSCLETEGQAGPKGNRGQKGAKGDNGEAGQKGERGRPGDPGIEGPIGQPGTKGESGPKGEKGEIGTQGKKGVAGIAGRNGTDGQKGKIGRIGAPGCKGDPGDRGPDGHPGDVGERGPPGTDGEKGDPGRPGRAGPPGQSGEGGPEGERGSNGSPGLPGTKGTPGLPGSPGKRGEEGRRGDYGPKGEPGLDGTKGDKGEMGPEGLRGVPGESGSKGAKGDTGLPGPRGPPGTSGEPGRNGTRGDPGDMGPRGEPGQPGPKGDTGRPGFSYPGPRGDPGERGDPGKRGPPGSRGDCGQKGEPGNKGTPGESGEPGPTGEPGPRGPRGGPGRDGDPGPEGDPGLSECDVMNYIRETCGCCDCEKRCGAVDIVFVIDSSESVGLSNFTLEKNFVINTINRLGSFATDPQSETGTRVGVVQYSHNGTFQAIHLNDSNINSLTAFKEAVKRLEWIAGGTWTPSALKFAYDHLIRDSRRAKANVTVVVITDGRFDPRDDDRLLPYLCNHPGVDVSAIGIGDMFEQVEENESLQSIACQKEGRVMGMRRFADLVAEEFIDKIETVLCPDPAIICPDLPCKSGGGVTLGEAPPPWKPLAEEGSPSLVPTSLESVAGLLSNLKKQQYGVGIATMAYTAQRAKLSQGVDREQWTKLFIDSFKYVYGDLMGDPEKALGLC from the exons atgctGGCGTTCGAGACCGTCGTGCTCTGCCTTCTCCTCGGAGCCCTGACTCACGCCGAGAAAGTAGACTGCAACC AGAGGAGAGCATCTAGTCAGGTCGCAGATGAATGTCCCATACACCTGTACTTCACCATAGACACATCTGAGACCATCGCGCTGCAGGAGTCGCCCCCTGGCGCGCTGGTGAAAAGCATCCGG TTGTTCACGGAGCAGTTTGTGCAGCGATTGAAAAATGAAGAGATCCGGGGCGGTGTTCGAATCAATTGGAGTATCGGTGGACTGCACTTCTCCCAGACTCAGGAGATTTTCAGCCCCATCCAAGGAAAGGACGGGTTCCTCTCC GATCTCGTGAAAATTGAGAATTACCTTGGAGGAGGCACCTACATCGACTGCGCTCTCAAAAGAATGACCGAGGAGATGATGCGTGGATCCTCATCAAACGTCACACCCCTCCGGTTCGCCGTGGTCATCACTGACGGCCACGTGACCAGAAGCACGTGTCAAGGCATCAAGGTGAGGGCGGAAGAAGCGCGTGATAAGGGCATCAGGGTGTTTGCCGTGGCGTCATCGAATAAAATCGAGGAGACGGGACTGAAAGAGATTGCCAACTCCCCGGCGTCGGTCTTCAGGAGAGACTTTTTGGCTGTGAACCTTACCCAGGGCAGACCTATCATACATACCCCAACGATGGACCGCATTATCAAGACAATG agACATATGGCGTTCGTAGAC TGTTATAATGTATCCTGCCTGGAGACAGAAGGGCAAGCTGGTCCAAAAGGCAACAGAGGACAGAAA GGAGCTAAAGGAGACAATGGTGAAGCAGGACAAAAAGGCGAAAGAGGTCGCCCAGGAGACCCCGGCATTGAAGGTCCCATCGGTCAGCCTGGTACTAAG GGTGAATCTGGTCCAAAAGGCGAGAAG GGAGAGATTGGAACTCAGGGCAAAAAG GGTGTGGCTGGTATTGCAGGACGTAACGGAACCGATGGACAAAAG GGCAAAATTGGACGGATTGGTGCCCCGGGTTGTAAAGGAGACCCAGGCGACAGA GGTCCCGATGGTCATCCAGGAGATGTCGGCGAACGTGGTCCTCCAGGAACTGATGGGGAGAAG GGTGACCCTGGGCGCCCAGGAAGAGCTGGTCCCCCTGGCCAGTCTGGAGAAGGTGGACCAGAG GGAGAAAGAGGAAGTAATGGATCACCTGGCCTTCCTGGAACTAAAGGAACCCCT gGACTCCCTGGAAGTCCTGGGAAACGAGGCGAGGAA ggaagAAGAGGAGACTATGGGCCCAAAGGCGAACCTGGACTAGATGGTACCAAGGGAGATAAG GGTGAAATGGGACCAGAGGGCTTGAGAGGAGTCCCCGGAGAATCAGGAAGCAAAGGTGCAAAG GGAGACACTGGCTTGCCAGGACCTAGAGGACCACCAGGAACTTCAGGGGAGCCTGGAAGAAAC GGCACCAGAGGAGACCCTGGTGATATGGGACCGAGAGGAGAGCCTGGGCAGCCTGGACCAAAG GGAGATACTGGAAGACCTGGCTTTAGCTATCCTGGACCAAGAGGAGATCCA GGTGAAAGAGGGGACCCAGGCAAGCGTGGGCCCCCTGGCAGCAGAGGAGACTGTGGTCAAAAGGGAGAACCTGGAAATAAAGGAACTCCAGGAGAGTCG GGTGAACCAGGGCCCACAGGGGAACCAGGGCCAAGAGGACCAAGAGGAGGTCCTGGTCGTGAT GGAGATCCAGGTCCAGAGGGAGATCCCGGGCTTAGT GAATGTGATGTCATGAACTACATCAGAGAGACGTGTGGCTGCTGTG ACTGCGAGAAACGCTGCGGAGCCGTGGACATTGTCTTTGTTATTGACAGCTCGGAGTCTGTGGGACTCTCCAACTTCACCTTGGAAAAGAACTTTGTCATCAACACCATCAACAGGCTGGGATCTTTCGCCACAGACCCGCAGTCTGAAACAG GCACAAGGGTTGGTGTGGTACAGTACAGCCACAACGGGACCTTCCAAGCAATCCATCTCAATGACAGCAACATCAACTCTTTGACGGCGTTTAAG GAAGCTGTGAAGCGGTTAGAGTGGATCGCAGGAGGAACCTGGACTCCATCTGCTCTCAAGTTCGCCTACGACCACCTGATCAGGGACAGCCGCCGAGCCAAAGCCAACGTCACGGTTGTCGTGATTACGGATGGACGCTTTGACCCAAGAGACGACGACAGGCTGCTGCCTTATCTGTGCAA TCACCCGGGTGTCGATGTGAGTGCCATCGGTATCGGAGACATGTTCGAGCAGGTCGAGGAGAACGAGAGTCTGCAGAGCATTGCCTGCCAGAAGGAAGGCAGAGTGATGGGAATGAGACGATTCGCAGACCTGGTGGCAGAGGAATTCATCGACAAGATCGAGACCGTGCTCTGCCCTG atcCTGCCATCATATGCCCTGATCTTCCATGTAAATCAG GAGGGGGCGTCACTCTGGGGGAAGCCCCGCCCCCCTGGAAGCCACTGGCCGAAGAAGGCAGCCCCTCTTTAGTCCCCACCTCACTGGAGAGTGTGGCCGGCCTGCTGAGCAACCTGAAGAAGCAGCAGTATGGGGTTGGCATAGCAACCATGGCGTACACAGCCCAGAGAGCCAAACTCTCCCAGGGAGTGGACAGGGAGCAGTGGACCAAGCTGTTCATCGACTCATTTAAATATGTCTATGGCGACCTTATGGGAGACCCCGAGAAAGCCCTGGGGCTTTGTTAG
- the LOC102232928 gene encoding uncharacterized protein LOC102232928 — protein sequence MEGEPLSALCSPALVVDVDKVKRNSQRMMERCHQLGVQLRPHMKTHKTLECADIMTGGSRRCIVVSTLAEATFYADHGFDDILYAYSLPFDKVERCAALSERLDLFQVLLDHPDALERLRKRPLKGGRRWHVWLKLDCGNGRAGVLHSEPEALQLARAIAEADGVELTGVYAHCGNTYNCEGAEQIQAVAQETTSFTLQFMEKLKAVGISCKSSIGSTPSCSHPVPDMGKLSEVHPGNYVFYDVQQSVIGSCALEDVAVRVLTRVVGHCPHRNQLLIDCGWTGISLDGAGKLPSGYAMIEGHPDLKLLSMTQEHGRVEPISGPLDYSKYPIGSLLTLIPYHSCAAAAMHPVYHVHSEGRLMGKWTPTRGW from the exons ATGGAGGGGGAGCCCCTTTCGGCCCTGTGCAGCCCCGCTTTGGTGGTGGATGTGGACAAAGTGAAGAGAAACTCGCAGAGGATGATGGAGCGCTGCCACCAGCTGGGAGTCCAACTCCGACCGCACATGAAGACCCACAAAACCCT TGAGTGTGCTGACATCATGACCGGTGGATCCCGGAGGTGCATTGTGGTTTCCACCCTGGCAGAGGCCACTTTCTATGCTGACCATGGCTTTGACGACATCCTCTATGCATACTCTCTTCCCTTTGACAAG GTAGAGCGCTGTGCCGCTCTGTCAGAGAGACTGGACCTTTTCCAAGTTCTGCTCGACCATCCCGACGCTCTGGAGCGGCTCAGGAAGAGGCCACTGAAGGGCGGCCGGCGGTGGCACGTGTGGCTGAAGCTCGACTGTGGCAATGGGAGAG CTGGCGTCCTGCACTCGGAGCCCGAGGCGCTCCAACTGGCCCGGGCCATCGCTGAGGCGGACGGCGTGGAGCTAACTGGGGTGTATGCCCACTGCGGGAACACGTACAACTGCGAAGGGGCGGAGCAAATACAGGCCGTCGCCCAGGAAACCACCAGCTTTACGCTGCAGTTCATGGAAAA ATTGAAGGCTGTTGGCATCAGCTGCAAGTCCAGCATCGGCTCCACCCCCTCCTGCAGTCACCCCGTCCCGGACATGGGAAAACTGAGCGAGGTGCATCCTGGAAACTACGTCTTCTACG aCGTCCAGCAGTCTGTGATTGGCTCGTGCGCTCTGGAAGACGTGGCTGTGAGGGTTTTGACGAGGGTTGTAGGACACTGTCCCCATAGAAACCAGCTCCTGATCGACTGTGGATGGACGGGAATCAG TTTGGACGGAGCTGGAAAGCTTCCCTCTGGATATGCTATGATCGAAGGCCATCCAGACCTCAA gttGTTGTCTATGACTCAAGAGCATGGGAGAGTGGAGCCCATCTCAGGTCCACTGGACTACAGCAAATACCCCATAGGCTCTCTGCTCACATTGATCCCCTATCAT tcgTGCGCAGCAGCCGCGATGCACCCCGTGTACCATGTGCACTCTGAGGGTCGCCTGATGGGAAAGTGGACACCCACCCGAGGGTGGTGA
- the orc2 gene encoding origin recognition complex subunit 2 isoform X2, with protein MSVLEVKFIGDGDVLEHIVDKQEGVQSSAGAVQRMVKFKSPAGRKGHLKDEQLDQEENGVYDQQGYIRSLGTENNEDEDSLSRVTGASIFTFQKIRRGNSMANTASELAQTPGKSVSFNPAEPGTPKRTGRHRKGEARTPQRIKKVQFVSTTPHRLRKRLTTPSLQSDSDSELSPSDSEEDGEEDEEEDILKEKQKINKEEKEIQKNHRTPRKGSSAALYKTPAKKNKNTPEPINQPAMTEEYFEAHGSSKVLTSDRTLERLHTPKLDRETLARLLEGKPSCYSKEIQELHNKHRQHFTKWMFQLQLGFSVLVYGLGSKKTLLEDFRVSHLSQEIHLVVNGFFPSITLKSILNALTCEVLEHQGTFCTPSDQIHFIAQTLKDSPDLHIYLLIHNIDGPMLRGEKTQSALGQLAALPNLHLVASIDHINAPLVWDQFKQSQFNWLWWECVTFQHYTEETSYENSLLVQQTGALALSSLTHVLRSLTPNARGIFKLLAKFQLENKDNPSYSGLSFQDFYQCCREAFLVNSDLTLRTQLTEFRDHKLIRTRKGGDGVEYLIVAVETNTLIDFLENEDDD; from the exons ATGAGTGTCTTGGAAGTGAAGTTCATCGGGGATGGAGATGTTCTGGAGCACATCGTGGACAAACAGGAGG GCGTGCAGAGCAGCGCCGGCGCCGTCCAGAGGATGGTGAAGTTTAAGAGCCCAGCTGGACGGAAGGGACACCTAAAGGATGAGCAACTGGATCAGGAGGAAAACGGAGTCTACGATCAGCAGGGCTACATCCGATCTCTGGGAACAGAGAATAATGAAG ATGAGGATAGCCTCTCCAGAGTGACGGGAGCCTCCATTTTTACCTTCCAGAAAATCAGACGTGGCAACAGCATGGCCAACACTG CAAGCGAGCTCGCTCAGACTCCGGGGAAAAGTGTGAGCTTCAATCCGGCTGAACCCGGCACCCCCAAGCGGACGGGCCGAC ACCGCAAAGGCGAAGCCAGGACACCACAGAGG ATCAAGAAGGTCCAGTTTGTCTCCACAACGCCACACAGGCTCAGAAAGAGACTAACAA CGCCGAGCCTTCAGTCGGACAGCGACAGCGAGCTCTCGCCGTCTGACTCTGAGGAGGATGGAGAGGAGGACGAGGAAGAGGATATTCtaaaggagaaacagaaaataaataaagaggaaaaagagatCCAGAAAAACCACAGAACTCCTAGGAAAGGTTCATCTGCAGCTCTCTATAAGACTCCTGCCAAGAAGAACAAGAACACACCCGAACCCATTAACCAGCCCGCCATGACCGAGGAGTACTTTGAGGCTCACGGCAGCTCCAAAGTTCTGACGTCAGACCGGACCCTCGAGCGCCTGCACACCCCTAAACTAGACAGG gAGACTTTGGCTCGTCTTTTAGAAGGTAAACCGTCCTGTTACTCAAAGGAGATCCAGGAGCTGCACAACAAACACAGACAGCACTTTACCAAATGGATGTTCCAGTTACA GTTGGGGTTCAGTGTGCTGGTTTACGGTTTGGGAAGCAAAAAGACTTTGTTGGAAGACTTCCGGGTGTCTCATCTGTCTCAGGAGATCCACCTTGTCGTCAACGGCTTCTTCCCCTCCATCACTCTCAAATCG ATATTAAACGCTTTGACCTGCGAGGTTCTGGAGCACCAGGGAACTTTCTGTACGCCCTCAGATCAGATCCACTTCATCGCTCAGACACTCAAAGACA GCCCGGATCTCCACATTTACCTGCTGATCCACAACATTGACGGGCCGATGCTGCGCGGAGAGAAGACCCAGAGTGCACTGGGGCAGCTGGCGGCGCTGCCAAACCTGCACTTAGTCGCCTCTATAGACCACATCAACGCTCCATTAG TGTGGGACCAGTTCAAGCAGAGCCAGTTTAACTGGCTGTGGTGGGAGTGTGTGACGTTCCAGCACTACACCGAGGAGACGTCATATGAGAACTCTCTCCTGGTGCAGCAGACGGGCGCGCTGGCTCTGTCCTCCCTCACACACGTGCTGCGCAGCTTGACGCCCAACGCGAG AGGAATCTTCAAGCTGTTGGCGAAATTccagctggaaaacaaagacaatcCTTCCTACTCAG GCTTGTCATTCCAAGACTTCTACCAGTGCTGTCGAGAGGCCTTCCTGGTGAACTCTGACCTCACGTTGAGGACTCAGCTGACAGAGTTCAGAGACCACAAGCTGATCCGGACACGCAAG GGCGGAGATGGAGTAGAATACCTGATCGTTGCTGTGGAAACGAACACGCTGATTGATTTCTTAGAAAATGAGGATGATGACTGA
- the orc2 gene encoding origin recognition complex subunit 2 isoform X1, whose amino-acid sequence MSVLEVKFIGDGDVLEHIVDKQEGVQSSAGAVQRMVKFKSPAGRKGHLKDEQLDQEENGVYDQQGYIRSLGTENNEDEDSLSRVTGASIFTFQKIRRGNSMANTASELAQTPGKSVSFNPAEPGTPKRTGRHRKGEARTPQRQIKKVQFVSTTPHRLRKRLTTPSLQSDSDSELSPSDSEEDGEEDEEEDILKEKQKINKEEKEIQKNHRTPRKGSSAALYKTPAKKNKNTPEPINQPAMTEEYFEAHGSSKVLTSDRTLERLHTPKLDRETLARLLEGKPSCYSKEIQELHNKHRQHFTKWMFQLQLGFSVLVYGLGSKKTLLEDFRVSHLSQEIHLVVNGFFPSITLKSILNALTCEVLEHQGTFCTPSDQIHFIAQTLKDSPDLHIYLLIHNIDGPMLRGEKTQSALGQLAALPNLHLVASIDHINAPLVWDQFKQSQFNWLWWECVTFQHYTEETSYENSLLVQQTGALALSSLTHVLRSLTPNARGIFKLLAKFQLENKDNPSYSGLSFQDFYQCCREAFLVNSDLTLRTQLTEFRDHKLIRTRKGGDGVEYLIVAVETNTLIDFLENEDDD is encoded by the exons ATGAGTGTCTTGGAAGTGAAGTTCATCGGGGATGGAGATGTTCTGGAGCACATCGTGGACAAACAGGAGG GCGTGCAGAGCAGCGCCGGCGCCGTCCAGAGGATGGTGAAGTTTAAGAGCCCAGCTGGACGGAAGGGACACCTAAAGGATGAGCAACTGGATCAGGAGGAAAACGGAGTCTACGATCAGCAGGGCTACATCCGATCTCTGGGAACAGAGAATAATGAAG ATGAGGATAGCCTCTCCAGAGTGACGGGAGCCTCCATTTTTACCTTCCAGAAAATCAGACGTGGCAACAGCATGGCCAACACTG CAAGCGAGCTCGCTCAGACTCCGGGGAAAAGTGTGAGCTTCAATCCGGCTGAACCCGGCACCCCCAAGCGGACGGGCCGAC ACCGCAAAGGCGAAGCCAGGACACCACAGAGG CAGATCAAGAAGGTCCAGTTTGTCTCCACAACGCCACACAGGCTCAGAAAGAGACTAACAA CGCCGAGCCTTCAGTCGGACAGCGACAGCGAGCTCTCGCCGTCTGACTCTGAGGAGGATGGAGAGGAGGACGAGGAAGAGGATATTCtaaaggagaaacagaaaataaataaagaggaaaaagagatCCAGAAAAACCACAGAACTCCTAGGAAAGGTTCATCTGCAGCTCTCTATAAGACTCCTGCCAAGAAGAACAAGAACACACCCGAACCCATTAACCAGCCCGCCATGACCGAGGAGTACTTTGAGGCTCACGGCAGCTCCAAAGTTCTGACGTCAGACCGGACCCTCGAGCGCCTGCACACCCCTAAACTAGACAGG gAGACTTTGGCTCGTCTTTTAGAAGGTAAACCGTCCTGTTACTCAAAGGAGATCCAGGAGCTGCACAACAAACACAGACAGCACTTTACCAAATGGATGTTCCAGTTACA GTTGGGGTTCAGTGTGCTGGTTTACGGTTTGGGAAGCAAAAAGACTTTGTTGGAAGACTTCCGGGTGTCTCATCTGTCTCAGGAGATCCACCTTGTCGTCAACGGCTTCTTCCCCTCCATCACTCTCAAATCG ATATTAAACGCTTTGACCTGCGAGGTTCTGGAGCACCAGGGAACTTTCTGTACGCCCTCAGATCAGATCCACTTCATCGCTCAGACACTCAAAGACA GCCCGGATCTCCACATTTACCTGCTGATCCACAACATTGACGGGCCGATGCTGCGCGGAGAGAAGACCCAGAGTGCACTGGGGCAGCTGGCGGCGCTGCCAAACCTGCACTTAGTCGCCTCTATAGACCACATCAACGCTCCATTAG TGTGGGACCAGTTCAAGCAGAGCCAGTTTAACTGGCTGTGGTGGGAGTGTGTGACGTTCCAGCACTACACCGAGGAGACGTCATATGAGAACTCTCTCCTGGTGCAGCAGACGGGCGCGCTGGCTCTGTCCTCCCTCACACACGTGCTGCGCAGCTTGACGCCCAACGCGAG AGGAATCTTCAAGCTGTTGGCGAAATTccagctggaaaacaaagacaatcCTTCCTACTCAG GCTTGTCATTCCAAGACTTCTACCAGTGCTGTCGAGAGGCCTTCCTGGTGAACTCTGACCTCACGTTGAGGACTCAGCTGACAGAGTTCAGAGACCACAAGCTGATCCGGACACGCAAG GGCGGAGATGGAGTAGAATACCTGATCGTTGCTGTGGAAACGAACACGCTGATTGATTTCTTAGAAAATGAGGATGATGACTGA